One stretch of Arachis duranensis cultivar V14167 chromosome 1, aradu.V14167.gnm2.J7QH, whole genome shotgun sequence DNA includes these proteins:
- the LOC107465861 gene encoding ATP-dependent 6-phosphofructokinase 2 produces MAISNSNSGVDTSKLFNPINLKELPHLTHYVSTIQTHQNPLDHDPYFHTDQGFYVSQSDVVLRQITYDLSGTFATPFPLSAYHRAGPRNQVFFHPSEVRAAIVTCGGLCPGLNTVIRELVVGLWDLYGVRQIFGITAGYRGFYWREPVELNPKLVDDWHKRGGTVLETSRGGFDLNKIVDAIENLRFNQVYIIGGDGTMRGAVKIFDEIRRRKLNVAVVGIPKTVDNDVGIIDRSFGFQTAVEMAQQAISAAHVEAVSAVNGIGLVKLMGRSTGHIALYATLSSRDVDCCLIPEIDFFLEGKGGLFEFLDKRLKANGHAVLVVAEGAGQDIIPRTDSQKQEKDESGNPVFLDVGVWLKSELNKWWAREHPGELFTVKYIDPTYMIRAVAANATDNLYCTLLAHSAIHGIMAGYTGFVAGLINGNYAYIPLDDIASAKNPVNTKDHKWSWVRSVTNQPDFEKS; encoded by the exons ATGGCTATATCGAACAGCAATTCCGGCGTGGACACAAGCAAACTCTTCAATCCCATCAACCTCAAAGAACTTCCCCATCTCACTCACTACGTCTCAACAATCCAAACTCACCAGAACCCCTTGGATCACGACCCCTACTTCCACACCGATCAAGGTTTTTACGTATCCCAATCCGACGTCGTTCTGCGCCAGATCACCTACGACCTCTCCGGAACCTTCGCCACTCCCTTCCCTCTCTCTGCCTACCACCGCGCCGGCCCCCGCAACCAAGTCTTCTTCCACCCCTCCGAGGTGCGCGCCGCTATTGTCACGTGCGGGGGGCTGTGCCCTGGCCTCAACACCGTCATCAGGGAGCTCGTTGTGGGCCTCTGGGACCTCTACGGGGTGCGCCAGATCTTCGGGATCACCGCCGGTTACAGGGGGTTCTACTGGCGGGAGCCGGTGGAGCTGAACCCCAAGCTGGTTGATGACTGGCACAAGAGAGGTGGCACCGTCCTCGAAACTTCTAGAGGCGGTTTCGATCTCAATAAGATCGTTGACGCTATCGAAAACCTTCGCTTCAACCAG GTGTACATTATAGGTGGCGATGGGACTATGCGAGGAGCTGTGAAGATATTTGATGAAATTAGACGTCGCAAACTGAATGTTGCAGTTGTTGGAATTCCTAAGACCGTGGATAATGATGTGGGAATAATTGACAGATCTTTCGGATTCCAAACAGCAGTTGAAATGGCTCAGCAAGCAATAAGTGCTGCTCATGTAGAGGCTGTGAGTGCGGTTAACGGGATAGGCCTGGTAAAGCTGATGGGTCGAAGTACAGGGCACATAGCTTTATATGCAACACTTAGCAGCCGTGATGTCGATTGCTGCCTAATTCCTGAGATAGACTTTTTCTTGGAAGGAAAAGGAGGACTTTTCGAATTTCTCGACAAGCGATTGAAGGCAAACGGGCATGCGGTGCTTGTCGTTGCTGAGGGTGCTGGCCAGGATATAATACCCAGAACCGATTCACAGAAGCAAGAAAAGGATGAATCTGGCAATCCAGTGTTCTTGGATGTTGGTGTGTGGCTGAAATCAGAGCTAAACAAGTGGTGGGCGAGGGAGCACCCGGGTGAGTTATTTACGGTGAAGTACATAGATCCTACATACATGATTCGTGCTGTTGCTGCAAATGCCACTGATAATTTGTACTGCACACTTCTAGCGCACTCTGCAATTCATGGTATTATGGCAGGGTATACTGGATTTGTAGCTGGTCTTATTAATGGAAACTATGCATATATTCCATTGGATGATATAGCGAGTGCAAAGAACCCAGTCAATACAAAAGATCATAAGTGGTCGTGGGTGAGATCTGTCACCAATCAGCCTGATTTTGAAAAGAGCTAG